The genomic stretch TGCATGGACTCCGTGACCTCGTCGGCGTAGAGGAGCACCCGGCCGGAGACGTGACGTGCCGCCCGCCCCATGGTCTGGATCAGAGAGGTCTCGGAGCGGAGAAAGCCCTCCCTGTCGGCGTCCAGGATGGCCACCAGCGACACCTCGGGCAGGTCCAGCCCCTCCCGCAGCAGGTTGATCCCCACCAGGACGTCGTAGGTACCCAGGCGCAGGTCTTTGAGGATCTGCACCCGCTCCAGCGTCTCCACCTCGGAGTGCAGGTAGTGTACCTTCAGGCCCATCTCCTGCAAGTAGGCCGAGAGGTCCTCGGCCATCCGCTTGGTCAGCGTGGTGACCAGGGTACGCTCCCCCTTCTCCACCTGAGCCTTGATCTCGGCCATCAGGTCGTCGATCTGGCCGCGGGCCGGCCGCACCTCCACGTAGGGGTCCACCAGCCCCGTGGGACGGACGATCTGCTCCACCACCTTCTGGCTGACCTCGTATTCGAACGGCCCGGGGGTGGCCGAGACGAAGACCACCTGGCTGATCAACGCGTCGAACTCCTCCCAGGAGAGGGGGCGGTTGTCCAGGGCGGAGGGCAGGCGGAATCCGTAATCCACCAGGTTGGTCTTGCGGGAGCGGTCTCCCTCCAGCATCCCCTTGATCTGCGGCACGGTGACGTGGCTCTCGTCGATGAACATGAGGAAGTCCCGGGGGAAGTAGTCGAGGAGGCATCCCGGCCGCTCCCCCGGCGCCCGCCCGTCCAGGTGCCGCGAGTAGTTCTCGATGCCGGGGCAGGTGCCGGTCTCCCGCAGCAGCTCCATGTCGTAGCGGGTGCGGAATTCCAGCCGCTGCGCCTCCAGCAGCTTTCCCTGAGCCCGGAACCAGGCCACCCGCTCCTGCAGCTCCGCCTCGATGGTCCCTAGAGCGCGCTCCAGCCGCTCCTCTGTGGTCACCCAGTGCCTGGCCGGCCAGATAGCCACCACCGGCTTCTCCTCCAGGATCTCGCCGGTGAGGGGGTCGACCTCCATGATTCGGTCCACCTCGTCGCCGAACAGCTCCACGCGCACCGCCCGCTCCTCGTAGGCGGGGTGGATCTCGATGACGTCGCCGCGCACGCGGAAGCGGCCCCGGGCAAAGTCGATGTCGTTGCGCTCGTACTGGATGTCCACCAGCCGTCGCAGGATGTCCTCCCGGGTCCGCCGCTCGCCACGGCGGAGCAGCAGCATGACCTCCTTGTAGTCCTCGGGCCGGCCCAGGCCGTAGATGCAGGAGACAGAGGCCACGACGATGACGTCGCGCCGCTCCATCAGCGCCTTGGTGGCGGCGTGCCGCAGCCGGTCGATCTCGTCGTTGATGGAGGCGTCCTTGGCAATGTAGAGGTCCGTCTGTGGGACGTACGCCTCCGGCTGGTAGTAGTCGTAGTAGGAGACGAAGTAGCGGACGGCGTTTTCCGGGAAGAACTGGCGGAACTCGCTGTAGAGCTGCGCGGCCAGGGTCTTGTTGTGGGCGATGACCAGGGTGGGGCGCTGCAGCCGCTCGATCACCCTGGCCATGGTGTAGGTTTTCCCGCTGCCGGTAACCCCCAGCAGTGTCTGGTAGCGGTTTCCCGCCTGCAGGCTGGCCACCAGCTCCTCGATGGCCTTGGGCTGGTCACCCCGGGGCTGCATCTCGGTGAGCATCCTGAACACGGCCATAAAACAATCTTAGCACCCCATCGGGCACCCGGGTGGAGCGCCCCTCCTGGACCTCCCCCGGCGCCGGGTCTGCCGGACCCGGCGGAGGTGGGCGGAAACCCCCTGGGGGTGGATGGCTAAGCCCCGCCCGCCGGTAGGGTTGGGCCCCTCTCCTGGCGAAACATACGGGGCCGGACGACCGACTGTCCGGGAAAGGACGGGGGAGAGGTATGCCCAGGGGAACCGTTAAGTGGTTCAACGCCGAGAAGGGGTACGGGTTCATCACACCCGATGAGGGAGGCAAGGACGTCTTCGTGCACCACTCGGCCATTCAGATGGAGGGGTATCGCACCCTCTCGGAAGGGCAGAAGGTAGAGTACGAGATCACACAGGGACAGAAGGGACCTCAGGCCGCGAACGTCCGCCCGATCTAGTTTCCCCTCCGGGAACTGATGCAGGGTCGTCCGCAGCGACCGATCCGCATTGCCGTGATCGGGGAGCGGCAGACGTCCGCCCCCCTGGCTGAGGCGGCCGAAATCATCGGCCGGGAGATCGCCAGGCGGGGCGGCATTCTCATCTGCGGGGGGATGACGGGGGTGATGGAGGCGGCGGCGCGGGGCGCGGCCGCCGCAGGGGGCGTGGTCGTCGGCATCCTGCCCAGCGCCTCCGCAGAGGAGGGTAATCCCTACCTGACGATTCCCATCCCCACGGGCATGGATGAAGCGCGCAACGTCATCATCGCGCGGTCTGCCGAGGCGGTCATCGCCGTGGGCGGCGGGTACGGGACCCTCTCGGAGATCGGGCACGCATTGAACCTGGGTGTGCCCGTGGTCGGACTGGACACCTGGCAGGTGCGCCGG from Armatimonadota bacterium encodes the following:
- a CDS encoding TIGR00725 family protein, which produces MQGRPQRPIRIAVIGERQTSAPLAEAAEIIGREIARRGGILICGGMTGVMEAAARGAAAAGGVVVGILPSASAEEGNPYLTIPIPTGMDEARNVIIARSAEAVIAVGGGYGTLSEIGHALNLGVPVVGLDTWQVRREGLPADPIRRAQDPQEAVAWAWEQALARRGRG
- a CDS encoding cold-shock protein, which produces MPRGTVKWFNAEKGYGFITPDEGGKDVFVHHSAIQMEGYRTLSEGQKVEYEITQGQKGPQAANVRPI
- the uvrB gene encoding excinuclease ABC subunit UvrB — translated: MAVFRMLTEMQPRGDQPKAIEELVASLQAGNRYQTLLGVTGSGKTYTMARVIERLQRPTLVIAHNKTLAAQLYSEFRQFFPENAVRYFVSYYDYYQPEAYVPQTDLYIAKDASINDEIDRLRHAATKALMERRDVIVVASVSCIYGLGRPEDYKEVMLLLRRGERRTREDILRRLVDIQYERNDIDFARGRFRVRGDVIEIHPAYEERAVRVELFGDEVDRIMEVDPLTGEILEEKPVVAIWPARHWVTTEERLERALGTIEAELQERVAWFRAQGKLLEAQRLEFRTRYDMELLRETGTCPGIENYSRHLDGRAPGERPGCLLDYFPRDFLMFIDESHVTVPQIKGMLEGDRSRKTNLVDYGFRLPSALDNRPLSWEEFDALISQVVFVSATPGPFEYEVSQKVVEQIVRPTGLVDPYVEVRPARGQIDDLMAEIKAQVEKGERTLVTTLTKRMAEDLSAYLQEMGLKVHYLHSEVETLERVQILKDLRLGTYDVLVGINLLREGLDLPEVSLVAILDADREGFLRSETSLIQTMGRAARHVSGRVLLYADEVTESMQRAIAETNRRREIQVRYNQEHGITPRSVTKPIRDLIDIQQVAEEIESYQPSTEVLTAQELIKLAESQRGKVPWDVARLLMLSPQELEQTIEALEREMRRAAANLEFEKAAALRDQVAELRRGLGEPFFATGLRGGGRRRGPPSARRGARRH